The genome window CATCCCAGACTAACGCACAAGCATCACCCCCAATGCCATTTGAGGTGGGTTCGACTACGGTTAACGTAATTGCCATGGCAAGGGCAGCATCGATCGCGTTGCCTCCAGCGCTCAACATTTCTATACCGGCTAAGCTGGCTAAGGGTTGACTGGTTGCCACAGCACAACGATTTCCCAGCATGACGCGCCGTTGGGAGGGATAAGGATAATAACTTAATTGATCGTGATCTAAATTCACCAAGAATTGTCCTTGAGGATGTGGATTAGGGATGAAGACAACGTAGTTGTCTATAGGGTATCGTCAACTACCCACACTCAATCGCTAAACGCGATGTGATTGGGGCTTGTTTCTGCCGTCCACCGCAGTTCCATAAACCTCGAAAGGCGCATGGCTTTGGCTTCATTCGGCGAAACATCAGCACTTCGACTGCGCTCAGTGCTAGGGCAGGCTGACAAACTACCCGTACTCACCCAGTCTTGCCGAACGAGCAGCGTTCTCATTGCTATGTTCCTAGCTCCTACCAAGTCAGCATGGAGGTCAAACCCGCAGTTCTCACAGTGAAAAGTTAACCCTTTGTTAGGTCGGTTCGTCCGAGAAGTATGCCCACAACAAGGACAACTTTGGGAAGTGTAATCAGCATCTACTTTGACGGCCATAGAATTATTTAAGACGGCCTTATAGTCAATAAATGATTGGAGTTCAGCAAAAGACCAACTTGCTTGTTTGTGGTTGGCTTTTCTTTGTTTGGTAGATGCTTTTTTACTCTTACGACGAGGTTGGGTTCGTTCTCGAAGGTGGGTTAAGTTCTCCAAACCAATAAGGGAGCTAGGTTTAGCAATACTTTTAGCAATTTGGTGGTTAATGTCAGCGCGAAACCGTCTTTCTCGTCCAGACAAAGACTTTAATCGTCTCTTAGCTGAACGAGTGCCTTTGCGCTGCACTTGCTTCCTCTTTCTTTGATAGTGACTTGCTTTGTGGACAACTGCTTTACCGTTATAGAAATTGGTCTGGTTTTTCGTATCAGTTTCTACTGCGAGGTAACGTTGACCAACATCAACACCACTAACCCGCTTAATATCTGAAGGTTGAATGTCAGGCTTTTGTATTTCTAGACTGACCAGCAAATAGTAAGTCTTGTTGGAAGAAGTATAAAAGATCTTTGCCCCACTAGCTTTGGCAATCCCAGACTGAATTAGGTCTAAGTGTTTCTGATAGCCAGAGAAGGAAACTTTAATTCTTCCTTGTAAAGTAATGATACTCACTCCTTCCCTAACGAAGGAAAAGTCTCTTCCATAATTGAGGTTGCAAGTACGAGATATAAACTGAGGTGGTTGATCTAACCCCTTGTATCTTTTCTTGGTATATCCTTGCTTACGATGTTGATTATTCTGTTTAACTTTTGTCCAGAGTGTTCGATAGGTAGCTCCTACTTGACGGCAGACATTGCAAGCCATCTGAGCAGGAAGACGGAACTTGTCTCGAATGTCGTAGTAAACGAGCTTTTGTAACTTGTTAGCACTACTGGTGCGATTATTCTTGAACGCTACTTGTGAAGTGTAGTTCATTGCATCACGATAACATAAAGAAACCTCTCTCAAGAGCGTTTTTTGCTCAGTCGAGAGGTTCAACTTCAATTTGGCTGTGATGACTTGTTTCATGGCTAGATAGCTTCACGAACGGTTATATTATAATGACTTGGTGAAGATGTGGCAATTCCTGACCGGAGCTTTAGTGAGGAGCTGTCGAGTTGCAGAACGCGGAGGTTTATGCGCTCCGTCCTGCGACTAATCGCTTGCGCAATGTCGTCGGAGAATCCTTGCCACATTTGTTAAAAGTTAATCTTAAGCGAGGAAAAAAAGCGCCGTGGTTCCTTTACGCGATCAAAACCCGACTAAAATTACACCTTATGTTACTTATGTCTTGATTGGGCTCAATATTGCAATTTTTTTATATGAAGTTAATTTAAGTCCACCACAGTTAGAAGTGTTCTTTAAACTTTATGCGGTTGTTCCTGCGGAATTGACCGCCAGTTTTCGAGGGATTAGTGTTAATCAACCGGTTCCGGAATGGCTGACGTTAATTACTGCCCAGTTTTTACATGGCGGGATTCTCCATTTAGGAGGAAATATGCTTTATCTCTGGGTGTTTGGGGATAATATTGAGGAAGCCTTGGGACGAGTGCGATATGTGATTTTTTATCTGTTGTGCGGGATCTTAGCCAGTCTAGCGCAATGGTTTTTCTCCTCACAATCGGGCGTTCC of Cyanobacteria bacterium GSL.Bin1 contains these proteins:
- the tnpB gene encoding IS200/IS605 family element transposase accessory protein TnpB, producing the protein MKQVITAKLKLNLSTEQKTLLREVSLCYRDAMNYTSQVAFKNNRTSSANKLQKLVYYDIRDKFRLPAQMACNVCRQVGATYRTLWTKVKQNNQHRKQGYTKKRYKGLDQPPQFISRTCNLNYGRDFSFVREGVSIITLQGRIKVSFSGYQKHLDLIQSGIAKASGAKIFYTSSNKTYYLLVSLEIQKPDIQPSDIKRVSGVDVGQRYLAVETDTKNQTNFYNGKAVVHKASHYQRKRKQVQRKGTRSAKRRLKSLSGRERRFRADINHQIAKSIAKPSSLIGLENLTHLRERTQPRRKSKKASTKQRKANHKQASWSFAELQSFIDYKAVLNNSMAVKVDADYTSQSCPCCGHTSRTNRPNKGLTFHCENCGFDLHADLVGARNIAMRTLLVRQDWVSTGSLSACPSTERSRSADVSPNEAKAMRLSRFMELRWTAETSPNHIAFSD
- a CDS encoding rhomboid family intramembrane serine protease, translating into MVPLRDQNPTKITPYVTYVLIGLNIAIFLYEVNLSPPQLEVFFKLYAVVPAELTASFRGISVNQPVPEWLTLITAQFLHGGILHLGGNMLYLWVFGDNIEEALGRVRYVIFYLLCGILASLAQWFFSSQSGVPSLGASGAIAGIMGAYVLRFYDREILTLLPIFIIWTTIRVPAIFFIGFWFIQQAFYGVASLNTSASIGMEGGGVAYWAHAGGFVFGAILGPILGLFDKNQDTYY